One window of the Hoplias malabaricus isolate fHopMal1 chromosome Y, fHopMal1.hap1, whole genome shotgun sequence genome contains the following:
- the LOC136679506 gene encoding guanosine-3',5'-bis(diphosphate) 3'-pyrophosphohydrolase MESH1-like produces the protein MSSDAVILLETLNFAAEKHRNQRRKDPQATPYINHPIGVARILSHEGGITDIEVLQAALLHDTVEDTDTTIEELEALFGSTVSRIVQEVTDDKTLPKQERKRLQVEHAPHCSQQAKLVKLADKLYNLRDLNRCTPTGWTEDRVQEYFTWSSQVVRELQGTNSALEQKLQLLFNERGIKI, from the exons ATGAGTTCAGACGCAGTTATCCTATTGGAGACCCTAAACTTTGCTGCAGAGAAACATCGAAACCAACGTCGGAAAGATCCACAGGCTACTCCATACATCAACCATCCTATAG GGGTGGCACGGATCTTGAGTCATGAAGGAGGAATCACAGACATTGAAGTTCTACAA GCAGCATTGCTTCACGACACCGTGGAAGACACGGACACAACTATTGAAGAGTTGGAGGCTCTGTTTGGAAGCACAGTATCAAGAATTGTCCAGGAAGTGACTGACGATAAAACACTGCCAAAACAAGAAAGGAAACGTTTGCAAGTGGAGCATGCACCTCACTGCAGTCAGCAGGCCAAACTGGTCAAACTAGCTGATAAACTCTACAATTTACGAGACCTTAATCGCTGTACACCCACGG GTTGGACAGAGGATCGTGTTCAGGAATATTTCACATGGTCTTCCCAGGTAGTAAGAGAGCTTCAAGGAACTAATTCTGCACTTGAACAAAAGCTACAGCTGCTCTTCAATGAGAGAGgaattaaaatataa